The following proteins are co-located in the Polystyrenella longa genome:
- a CDS encoding nucleoside triphosphate pyrophosphohydrolase family protein, translated as MDELVKTIHEIHANWWIDLETGKRKERNVGELLCLVHSEISEGMEGHRKNLMDDHLPHRSMIEVELADALIRIMDIAGGLNLDLPGAVIEKLIYNQQRADHKLEKRRKEGGKAY; from the coding sequence ATGGATGAACTCGTGAAAACGATCCATGAAATTCACGCGAACTGGTGGATTGATCTGGAAACAGGAAAACGCAAAGAACGCAACGTAGGTGAATTGCTTTGCCTGGTACACAGCGAGATCAGTGAAGGGATGGAGGGTCATCGCAAAAACCTGATGGACGATCACCTTCCCCATCGTTCCATGATCGAGGTCGAGCTGGCCGATGCGTTGATTCGCATTATGGATATTGCTGGTGGGCTGAACCTGGATCTTCCAGGGGCAGTCATTGAGAAGCTGATTTACAACCAGCAACGGGCAGATCACAAACTCGAAAAACGCCGCAAAGAAGGCGGGAAAGCGTACTGA
- the csrA gene encoding carbon storage regulator CsrA, with amino-acid sequence MLVLSRKKDEVIRIGDNITLMVVDIRGDKVRLGISAPKDVTIHREEVYQAIQDQEGEAT; translated from the coding sequence ATGTTAGTTCTGTCACGCAAAAAGGATGAGGTCATTCGAATCGGTGACAACATCACCTTAATGGTGGTCGATATTCGTGGCGACAAAGTCCGCCTGGGAATCTCTGCCCCGAAGGACGTCACTATTCATCGCGAAGAAGTTTACCAGGCAATCCAGGATCAAGAAGGAGAGGCAACGTGA
- a CDS encoding HD domain-containing protein, producing the protein MMVTAVDRCHIITRSGHLVDLFHMQPEDIRLEDVAHSLAMKCRFNGHSPEFYSVAQHSVIVSMNSKFPQAALLHDAAEAYLTDMVRPLKRHFPELIEMETRMLQVIAERFDVPYEEIMSEEVREWDDRVLVAEYEDFFGARPPGMEQVERLGVDSIIPLPPKTAKALFLTKADFLGLS; encoded by the coding sequence ATGATGGTCACTGCTGTCGATCGATGCCACATTATCACGCGATCAGGTCATTTAGTGGACCTGTTTCACATGCAGCCCGAAGACATTCGTCTGGAGGACGTCGCTCACTCACTGGCCATGAAATGTCGGTTCAATGGGCATAGTCCCGAGTTCTATTCGGTGGCTCAACACAGCGTCATTGTCTCCATGAATTCGAAGTTCCCTCAAGCAGCTTTATTGCATGATGCCGCTGAGGCTTACTTGACGGATATGGTCCGGCCGCTCAAGCGTCATTTCCCAGAGCTTATCGAAATGGAAACGAGAATGCTCCAGGTGATCGCTGAGCGATTTGACGTCCCTTATGAAGAGATCATGTCGGAGGAAGTGCGGGAGTGGGATGACCGCGTGCTGGTGGCGGAATACGAAGACTTTTTCGGAGCCCGTCCACCAGGCATGGAGCAAGTCGAGCGGCTGGGTGTCGACTCCATCATCCCGCTCCCGCCCAAGACAGCCAAGGCGTTGTTTCTCACGAAGGCGGATTTTCTCGGCCTGTCTTGA
- a CDS encoding LexA family protein: MSIESLTPRQKEIFDFIVDYKAEKQSSPSFREIGKRFGIGSPNGVACHLNALEKKGLITRFPGEARGIKVNVDLPENKSPILEALDKGFAVHISNGRKGFIASLSRMNPNEPAVIAFGDTFRNCIADIAEKLKPF; the protein is encoded by the coding sequence ATGAGTATTGAATCACTAACACCAAGACAAAAAGAGATTTTCGATTTCATCGTCGACTACAAGGCTGAGAAGCAAAGCAGTCCTTCGTTCCGGGAGATCGGTAAACGGTTCGGTATCGGATCCCCTAATGGCGTGGCCTGTCATCTGAATGCACTGGAGAAGAAAGGGCTCATTACACGCTTCCCAGGCGAAGCTCGCGGAATCAAGGTCAACGTCGATCTGCCTGAAAACAAATCCCCAATACTTGAAGCCCTGGATAAAGGGTTTGCCGTCCACATCTCCAACGGACGGAAGGGATTCATCGCCTCGTTAAGTCGGATGAACCCGAATGAGCCTGCCGTTATTGCTTTCGGCGACACGTTCAGAAACTGCATCGCCGACATCGCTGAAAAGCTCAAGCCATTTTGA
- a CDS encoding AAA family ATPase yields the protein MTLIHLREYIDACFTGIWIETDEPDEAIQEVRQLSQTADWTLSVWDIANGFEASDGSEAADPLAALDLFGTHASHTGTKLLILRNFHRFLGSPELLQKLSHQLTTGKHQRNFVLIVAPVVDIPVELRKQFLILQHELPTREKLLEIATEIGSQPGELPEGDEREQLLDAASGLTRQEAEAAFALSLVREGKLSPASLWELKTSQLKQNGLLELHRGQERFADLGGLNTLKAFCERTLRTRSANSLAKPKGVLLLGVPGTGKSQFAKALGNETGRPTLQLDIGRLMGSLVGESEKNIRQALSIAEAMAPCILFIDEIEKGLSGVQSGQVGDSGVSTRLFGYFLTWLNDHQSDVYVIATCNDISRLPPEFSRSERFDGLFFLDLPVQSQREQIWSQYLERYQLDVSQTLPDDQEWTGAEIKSACRLAALLGVSVTEAAEHVVPVAHTAREKVTQLQQWASGRCLSAELPGLYQQRSASQRRRARPEGDPALN from the coding sequence ATGACACTCATTCACCTGCGAGAGTACATCGATGCCTGTTTTACCGGCATCTGGATTGAGACAGACGAACCGGACGAAGCGATTCAGGAAGTGCGGCAACTGTCTCAGACAGCCGACTGGACATTGTCTGTCTGGGATATTGCCAATGGCTTTGAAGCGAGTGACGGAAGCGAAGCGGCCGATCCTCTAGCTGCCCTGGATCTGTTCGGAACACATGCGTCCCACACCGGGACCAAACTGTTGATCCTGCGGAACTTTCATCGGTTCCTGGGATCCCCCGAACTGCTTCAGAAGTTGAGTCATCAGCTGACGACGGGCAAACACCAGCGGAACTTCGTGCTGATCGTCGCTCCGGTGGTTGATATCCCGGTGGAGCTCCGGAAACAGTTCCTGATCCTGCAGCACGAGTTGCCCACCCGGGAGAAGCTGCTGGAGATCGCGACTGAGATCGGGAGTCAACCGGGAGAGTTACCTGAAGGAGATGAACGGGAGCAACTGCTCGATGCCGCCAGTGGCCTGACTCGTCAGGAAGCGGAAGCGGCGTTTGCGTTGTCTCTCGTCCGGGAAGGGAAACTTTCCCCGGCGTCGCTGTGGGAACTCAAGACGAGTCAGCTCAAACAGAACGGGTTACTGGAACTTCATCGGGGTCAGGAACGGTTCGCTGACCTGGGAGGACTCAACACGTTGAAGGCGTTCTGCGAGCGTACCTTGCGGACTCGATCGGCTAATTCTCTGGCGAAACCAAAAGGAGTGCTCCTTCTGGGAGTTCCCGGCACAGGCAAAAGCCAGTTTGCCAAAGCCCTGGGCAATGAAACCGGACGTCCGACGCTGCAACTCGACATTGGTCGGTTGATGGGCAGCCTCGTGGGGGAATCTGAAAAGAACATCCGACAGGCGCTCTCCATTGCCGAAGCGATGGCCCCCTGCATTCTGTTCATTGACGAAATCGAAAAAGGGCTCAGCGGAGTTCAATCAGGCCAGGTCGGTGACAGTGGTGTCTCCACGCGATTGTTTGGTTACTTCCTGACCTGGCTCAACGACCATCAGTCCGACGTGTATGTGATTGCGACGTGCAATGACATCTCCCGGTTACCGCCGGAGTTCAGTCGGAGTGAGCGTTTCGATGGTCTGTTCTTTCTCGATCTACCGGTTCAATCCCAGCGGGAGCAGATTTGGTCCCAGTATCTGGAACGGTACCAGCTGGACGTCTCCCAGACTCTTCCAGATGATCAGGAGTGGACAGGAGCGGAGATCAAGTCCGCCTGCCGGTTGGCCGCTTTACTGGGGGTCTCAGTGACTGAGGCGGCAGAACATGTCGTTCCAGTCGCCCATACGGCCCGGGAAAAAGTGACGCAGTTACAGCAGTGGGCCAGTGGCCGCTGTCTGTCGGCCGAACTACCAGGGCTCTACCAGCAGAGGTCTGCTTCACAACGACGACGTGCCCGGCCTGAGGGGGATCCCGCTCTCAACTAA
- a CDS encoding helix-turn-helix domain-containing protein — protein MSTTSMKTPEEIHGYEFGCEGVVPIKEAAKIIGASLHTVRRRVDEEQLRMGKDGSRRTVICRRSIREYLRSIEV, from the coding sequence ATGAGCACAACAAGTATGAAAACACCTGAGGAAATACATGGCTATGAGTTTGGCTGTGAAGGTGTGGTTCCAATCAAAGAGGCCGCAAAGATAATTGGGGCCAGTCTTCACACAGTTCGTCGTCGAGTCGATGAAGAACAGCTTCGAATGGGGAAGGATGGATCTCGCAGAACGGTCATCTGTCGCCGCTCAATTCGCGAATACTTACGTTCTATTGAAGTCTAA
- a CDS encoding ParB/RepB/Spo0J family partition protein, whose product MSPIDAYKFSQAIIPLSDITTDAGTQMRESLNQEAIADYAAAMKRGIKFPAIVCLFDGSTYFLVDGFHRYWAAKEAKMSQVDMLVADGSLRDAMLLAALVNQEHGVRRTNADKRNAVYHVLTHDDYRETSSREIALLTGVSHTFVDKIKKKLDPATLPPEEIPPEPKSIVKNTPREHADPEAETRPVSSKTKAKTNNSKEPDPEEGDRKLLNIRNELLASVRGVIEPETDEVRKASGYVLIEIGESLLEGEDI is encoded by the coding sequence GTGAGTCCGATAGACGCCTACAAATTCTCACAGGCAATAATCCCTTTAAGCGACATCACGACTGACGCGGGGACGCAGATGCGTGAATCGCTCAATCAGGAAGCGATTGCTGACTACGCCGCCGCGATGAAACGGGGGATCAAGTTTCCGGCCATTGTATGTCTGTTCGATGGCTCCACCTATTTTCTGGTGGATGGGTTTCATCGGTACTGGGCGGCGAAAGAGGCCAAGATGAGCCAGGTCGACATGCTCGTTGCTGATGGTTCCTTGCGGGATGCCATGCTGCTGGCCGCGTTGGTCAATCAGGAACATGGTGTCCGTCGAACCAATGCAGATAAACGCAACGCGGTGTACCACGTGCTCACTCATGACGACTACCGGGAAACTTCCAGCCGTGAGATTGCCTTACTTACTGGGGTCTCTCACACATTCGTGGACAAGATCAAAAAGAAGCTGGACCCGGCAACGTTGCCACCCGAAGAGATTCCCCCCGAACCCAAATCGATTGTCAAGAATACGCCTCGGGAGCATGCAGACCCGGAAGCGGAAACCCGCCCGGTCTCTTCGAAGACGAAAGCCAAAACCAACAACAGCAAAGAACCGGATCCCGAAGAGGGAGATCGCAAGCTATTGAATATCCGGAATGAGCTGCTGGCCTCTGTACGTGGGGTTATTGAACCCGAAACCGATGAGGTCCGCAAAGCGTCTGGCTACGTTCTGATCGAAATCGGGGAATCCCTGCTCGAAGGCGAGGACATCTAA
- a CDS encoding tyrosine-type recombinase/integrase, which yields MPRQPKPFFRKDRQTWYVQIRGKQYRLAQDETLAFQKYHELMAQFPRVEVDCHSVAFICDQFLEWTLHNRSEATFVYYRERLQAFLSMHPDLLVHQLKPFHVQRWVDSNPTWSDGHRRGLITTIKRAFNWALKSGHIDQNPIMHLEKPPGGRRERILKDEEYAHILSLVKDQEFRDLLTLAWETGARPQELLRVEARHIDLQNRRWVFPREEAKGKKQVRVIYLNEVAWEISERYRLLHPEGNLLRNTESNPWKPTAVNCRFNRIQKKTGEKLCLYNFRHSFATRMLEKGVDGITVAQLMGHRDTTMLGKVYQHLSQNPTFLRQQLQNAS from the coding sequence ATGCCCCGTCAACCTAAGCCCTTCTTCCGCAAGGACCGCCAGACTTGGTACGTCCAGATTCGCGGAAAACAATACCGTCTCGCTCAGGACGAAACGCTCGCGTTCCAGAAGTATCACGAGCTGATGGCCCAATTTCCGCGAGTCGAAGTCGACTGCCACTCGGTTGCGTTCATTTGTGACCAGTTTCTGGAGTGGACTCTCCACAATCGCTCCGAGGCCACGTTTGTCTATTACCGGGAACGATTGCAGGCCTTTTTGTCCATGCACCCCGATCTGCTGGTGCATCAGCTCAAACCTTTTCACGTGCAGCGGTGGGTTGACTCCAACCCAACCTGGTCCGACGGACATCGGCGTGGACTGATAACCACCATTAAACGGGCGTTCAACTGGGCACTCAAATCTGGTCATATTGATCAAAATCCGATCATGCATCTGGAGAAACCACCGGGAGGCCGCCGCGAGCGTATCCTGAAGGATGAGGAGTACGCTCACATTCTGTCTCTGGTAAAAGATCAGGAGTTTCGCGACCTACTGACGCTCGCTTGGGAGACGGGAGCACGACCGCAGGAGTTACTACGGGTCGAAGCTCGCCACATTGATTTGCAGAATCGACGCTGGGTCTTCCCTCGCGAAGAAGCGAAAGGGAAAAAGCAAGTTCGTGTTATCTACTTGAATGAAGTTGCCTGGGAAATCAGCGAGCGTTATCGACTTCTGCATCCGGAAGGGAATCTGTTGCGAAACACAGAGAGTAATCCCTGGAAGCCGACAGCGGTGAACTGCCGCTTCAACAGGATCCAGAAGAAAACAGGAGAGAAGCTCTGTCTCTACAACTTCCGACACTCTTTCGCCACACGGATGCTTGAAAAAGGTGTCGATGGAATCACAGTGGCACAGTTAATGGGCCATCGGGACACTACGATGTTAGGCAAGGTCTATCAGCACCTTTCTCAGAACCCGACATTTTTGAGACAGCAGTTGCAAAACGCTTCGTGA
- a CDS encoding S1 family peptidase — MRSSEHSKELAGNGRFIVFSVVGVILILALAVAHAKAGPPDPWVRMTKPSGCSGVVFAASKENGIWLQTCRHCVTEKQVVSFRFFKDGQASPPVDGVCVAHHHTADIAICWVDASQLPELPQFVEVIKPKDGLRVGQTVYTVGSFAGGTTAPALQKTVIRSIENNGYDITLDEGCWHGHSGGPVVTVESEGAPPKLVGPVWGFRGQKPGVSLVTGPEAMHDLLAEVRRQAQFSVLDNVERTEDSTSAIERPRLYVYGNTPAFDAKVTSSNLNQFFELVYTDQSYVASAKSPVVWWTDKRGKVRYHESADDVEHLVRSYNMTVDEQAQCPNGYCQPQQPIQPQVQLPSLPVEGWGSKWQGLTNPTPPPPTTQPVIPDTTEADRLRRELMEAQKDLRDAERERDDLKANLDEHREQSFEDRQDLEVAKRELKRVESELDDLEKLRVKQDTRIEGLEEDNESLEEQLMESKKVPPPLQTDSSSLAGAEASGNLSTLETASQKVQKHKEEQREMLSTAKVLSTVGVDPEVLEEVPQKIDEAVSLWVWFRDHWLEALIALVLLIVGGNKGVNVVAEKKAAAKIPAKT, encoded by the coding sequence ATGAGGTCATCAGAGCATTCAAAAGAGTTGGCCGGGAACGGTCGTTTTATTGTTTTCAGTGTGGTGGGCGTCATTCTGATTCTGGCGTTGGCGGTGGCTCACGCTAAGGCGGGGCCGCCTGATCCGTGGGTTCGAATGACCAAGCCAAGTGGCTGCAGTGGTGTTGTGTTTGCCGCTTCTAAGGAAAACGGAATCTGGTTACAGACCTGTCGGCATTGTGTGACCGAAAAACAGGTCGTCTCTTTCCGCTTCTTCAAAGATGGGCAGGCGAGTCCCCCTGTCGATGGCGTGTGCGTTGCGCATCACCATACGGCTGATATTGCGATTTGCTGGGTGGATGCCTCGCAGCTTCCAGAGCTACCTCAATTTGTGGAAGTGATCAAACCGAAGGATGGATTACGAGTCGGACAGACGGTGTATACGGTGGGGAGTTTTGCGGGGGGGACGACTGCTCCAGCTTTACAGAAGACGGTGATTCGTTCCATCGAAAACAACGGATACGATATCACGCTCGATGAAGGTTGCTGGCACGGTCATTCGGGTGGGCCGGTAGTGACGGTCGAATCGGAAGGAGCCCCGCCGAAGCTGGTCGGGCCGGTCTGGGGATTCCGGGGACAGAAGCCGGGGGTTTCCCTGGTGACAGGACCGGAAGCGATGCATGACCTACTGGCTGAGGTACGCAGGCAGGCTCAATTCTCTGTGCTCGACAACGTGGAGCGTACAGAAGACTCCACTTCCGCCATTGAACGCCCTCGGCTCTATGTGTACGGCAATACGCCTGCCTTTGATGCCAAGGTCACCTCCAGCAACCTGAACCAGTTCTTTGAGCTGGTCTATACCGATCAGAGTTACGTCGCTTCCGCGAAATCGCCGGTGGTGTGGTGGACCGACAAGCGGGGAAAGGTGAGGTATCACGAATCGGCTGATGACGTGGAACACCTGGTACGGTCTTACAACATGACGGTGGATGAACAGGCTCAATGCCCGAATGGGTATTGCCAGCCTCAGCAGCCGATCCAGCCACAAGTGCAATTGCCATCACTCCCGGTGGAAGGTTGGGGTTCGAAGTGGCAGGGGCTCACGAATCCGACTCCCCCACCACCGACGACGCAACCTGTGATTCCTGATACGACCGAAGCTGATCGATTGCGACGGGAACTGATGGAGGCACAAAAGGATTTGCGCGACGCGGAACGGGAGCGGGATGACCTGAAAGCGAATCTGGACGAACATCGAGAACAATCGTTTGAGGATCGACAGGATCTCGAAGTAGCAAAGCGGGAACTGAAGCGAGTGGAATCCGAACTCGATGACCTGGAAAAACTCCGAGTGAAACAAGACACCCGCATTGAGGGGCTTGAAGAGGATAATGAATCGCTTGAAGAACAATTAATGGAATCAAAAAAGGTCCCCCCTCCCCTGCAAACGGATAGTTCTTCACTCGCTGGGGCAGAAGCGAGCGGAAACTTATCGACATTGGAAACCGCTTCCCAGAAGGTTCAGAAGCACAAGGAGGAACAGCGGGAAATGCTGTCGACCGCCAAAGTGTTGTCGACCGTGGGTGTCGATCCGGAAGTGCTGGAAGAAGTCCCCCAGAAGATCGATGAAGCGGTGAGCCTATGGGTCTGGTTCCGGGATCACTGGCTGGAGGCGTTGATTGCTTTAGTGCTGTTGATTGTCGGCGGCAATAAGGGAGTCAACGTGGTCGCTGAGAAAAAGGCGGCGGCCAAGATTCCGGCAAAAACATAA
- a CDS encoding helix-turn-helix domain-containing protein, producing MNKQNDEDHFITPPQLARLWGVKPEKIIRWIRSGELKAMDFSSNPQSGRPRFRIRMSDAEEFEMNRTVSTGPLGRPPLRRTDEAYHLMMSLPRFNDLPPPSQ from the coding sequence ATGAATAAACAAAACGACGAAGATCACTTCATCACACCTCCGCAGTTGGCCCGTCTCTGGGGCGTTAAGCCGGAAAAGATCATCCGTTGGATTCGCTCCGGCGAATTAAAAGCGATGGACTTTTCTTCAAATCCACAATCAGGTCGTCCTCGATTTCGTATCCGCATGAGTGATGCGGAGGAGTTCGAGATGAATCGAACCGTCTCGACGGGACCGCTTGGTCGTCCTCCTTTAAGGAGGACCGATGAGGCTTACCATTTAATGATGAGCCTCCCCCGGTTTAATGATTTACCGCCACCATCTCAGTGA
- a CDS encoding cyclic-phosphate processing receiver domain-containing protein, whose amino-acid sequence MKVYLDDERPTPDGWVSARWPEDVISLLKSGRVTHISLDHDLGDDKHGTGYDVLKWIEREVATASFDPPEISIHTSNVSARQKMQLAVSSIKRFTGK is encoded by the coding sequence GTGAAAGTCTACCTGGATGACGAACGACCAACACCGGACGGGTGGGTCTCCGCAAGATGGCCGGAAGACGTGATTTCGCTTTTGAAATCAGGACGTGTTACTCACATCAGTCTCGATCATGACCTCGGTGACGATAAGCACGGAACGGGGTATGACGTGCTGAAGTGGATAGAGCGTGAAGTCGCGACAGCCAGTTTCGACCCGCCGGAAATCAGCATCCATACAAGTAACGTCTCTGCACGACAGAAGATGCAGCTTGCCGTGAGTAGCATCAAGCGTTTCACAGGTAAATAA
- a CDS encoding PilZ domain-containing protein produces MDESPILLDKTAIEILDMLDRWSDKMRGHHSQKREYPRVSYRTRMTVFSADSESRAGEAAENTSFTVWSRNLSRGGVGFLYHNYLENGKYLLCLDPLQEGQLWFLAEIVRSRKVHNNFWEYGAKLLERASI; encoded by the coding sequence ATGGATGAATCGCCAATACTTTTAGATAAGACAGCCATCGAAATCTTGGACATGCTTGACCGCTGGAGTGACAAAATGCGTGGTCATCACAGTCAGAAACGAGAATATCCACGAGTCTCGTATCGAACTAGAATGACAGTTTTCTCGGCGGATTCAGAGAGTCGGGCAGGCGAAGCAGCAGAAAACACCAGCTTTACTGTCTGGTCACGTAATCTCTCACGCGGTGGCGTCGGTTTTCTCTACCACAATTACCTTGAGAACGGCAAATATCTCCTGTGCCTCGATCCCCTCCAAGAGGGACAGTTATGGTTCCTCGCTGAGATCGTCCGATCGCGCAAGGTTCACAACAACTTCTGGGAATACGGCGCCAAACTTCTCGAACGCGCCTCCATCTAA
- a CDS encoding putative PDDEXK endonuclease, whose protein sequence is MSINSRAKGKRAELALKNELNVIFGTDCRRGQQFCGASGDADVVGIEGVHIECKHVEALNIFEAMKQAERDARSGDTPIVCHTKNHKPWLVTLNLDELPDLVRKLAPFVD, encoded by the coding sequence ATGTCAATCAACAGCAGAGCCAAGGGCAAGCGTGCAGAACTCGCACTGAAGAACGAACTAAACGTCATTTTTGGAACTGACTGCCGACGTGGTCAACAGTTTTGCGGAGCCAGTGGTGATGCTGATGTAGTGGGGATTGAAGGTGTCCATATCGAGTGCAAGCACGTTGAGGCTCTCAATATTTTCGAGGCCATGAAGCAAGCTGAGCGAGACGCCAGGAGTGGCGACACTCCTATCGTCTGTCACACCAAGAATCACAAGCCTTGGCTAGTGACATTGAACCTGGATGAACTGCCTGACCTGGTCAGGAAGCTTGCTCCGTTTGTGGATTAG
- a CDS encoding PIN domain-containing protein: protein MTNTPEKSDLTTFKSSKGNDLFYLNQVFPDAQSVFQHRAKHLTELNEDCLFVLDANVLLDTHLFGKKSINKIREIFSNLKKENRIFIPAMVAREYARHRQDRLIKVYDQIYNEISGLPGIDDVKSVPNLNVPMLEHMKEYAELLKSREKCKELRNNYSKEVENFKSILIKIRDQLVNWDWKDQVSDLFANTFDRENIIDCEEPGKAIQADLDWRIRHSIPPGFKDKGKIDDGVGDLIIWKTILQIGEIEKKNIVFVSNDVKLDWTIKAQDASLGAREELTYEFYSRCHCHFQMVNYESFLEIRGAEDEVIGQAKHINDSRLHSQITEFNIDDLATGLELLSYCKKIQKLPKDTQQFIDVMTSNQFRHAVLKMNGLINRIRNSDAGELIDDVRLSVAQISLQKILFNIKELSAQEIEDMANSVAFEKIMIAVQQDLFRSEVIVQEINLVLRRVLTNKE, encoded by the coding sequence ATGACGAATACTCCAGAGAAATCAGACCTCACAACGTTTAAATCGTCTAAGGGAAACGACTTGTTTTATCTCAACCAAGTGTTCCCAGATGCGCAGAGCGTCTTTCAGCACAGAGCGAAACATCTTACGGAGTTGAATGAAGATTGCCTTTTCGTTTTGGACGCCAACGTTTTATTGGACACACATCTGTTCGGAAAGAAATCGATAAATAAAATTAGGGAAATCTTCTCGAATTTAAAAAAAGAAAACCGGATTTTCATTCCAGCAATGGTCGCTCGTGAATATGCGCGACACCGGCAGGATAGATTGATAAAGGTATATGACCAAATATATAACGAAATCTCAGGTCTACCAGGGATCGATGACGTGAAGTCGGTTCCAAATTTAAATGTTCCCATGCTTGAGCACATGAAAGAGTATGCAGAATTACTGAAGAGCCGCGAAAAATGCAAAGAACTACGAAATAATTACTCTAAGGAAGTCGAGAATTTCAAGAGTATTTTGATCAAGATCAGAGATCAGTTAGTGAATTGGGACTGGAAAGATCAGGTAAGCGATCTGTTTGCAAATACCTTTGATAGAGAAAACATCATAGACTGTGAGGAACCGGGTAAGGCGATCCAAGCAGACTTGGACTGGAGAATACGTCACAGTATTCCGCCCGGCTTCAAAGATAAAGGAAAAATTGACGATGGTGTTGGTGATTTAATCATCTGGAAAACAATACTTCAAATAGGAGAAATAGAAAAAAAGAACATAGTATTTGTTTCTAATGATGTGAAATTGGACTGGACGATCAAAGCTCAAGATGCCAGCCTGGGTGCCCGAGAGGAGCTCACATATGAGTTCTACTCGCGATGCCACTGCCACTTTCAGATGGTGAATTACGAGTCGTTTTTGGAGATAAGAGGAGCCGAAGATGAAGTCATTGGACAGGCTAAGCATATAAATGATTCTAGACTCCATTCGCAGATCACTGAATTCAACATCGATGATCTTGCAACAGGCCTAGAACTATTGAGTTACTGCAAGAAGATTCAAAAACTGCCTAAAGATACCCAGCAGTTCATTGATGTCATGACGAGCAATCAATTCAGGCATGCAGTTCTCAAAATGAATGGCCTAATAAATCGCATACGCAATTCAGATGCTGGCGAGCTGATTGATGATGTTCGTTTAAGTGTAGCGCAAATCTCCTTACAAAAAATTCTGTTTAATATTAAAGAACTCAGTGCACAAGAGATAGAAGATATGGCTAATTCAGTAGCGTTTGAAAAGATAATGATAGCTGTTCAGCAGGATCTGTTTCGTTCGGAGGTAATTGTTCAGGAAATAAACCTCGTTCTAAGAAGAGTACTTACCAACAAAGAATAA
- a CDS encoding helix-turn-helix domain-containing protein, whose protein sequence is MLYTVQEAAEKLSLSPACVYNMVNTGTIPHRRIGEKRTTIRFTEEDLETYLESCRHGTVESMPEQSKPRRSTARPVLKHLKF, encoded by the coding sequence ATGCTATATACGGTACAAGAAGCTGCCGAAAAATTGAGCCTGAGTCCGGCCTGTGTTTACAACATGGTAAACACAGGCACGATTCCCCATCGACGAATCGGCGAGAAGAGAACAACAATTCGGTTTACCGAAGAAGACCTGGAGACCTATCTCGAAAGCTGTCGTCACGGCACGGTCGAGAGCATGCCTGAACAAAGCAAGCCGCGCCGCAGTACGGCACGGCCTGTTTTAAAGCACCTGAAGTTCTGA